A region of Gracilinanus agilis isolate LMUSP501 chromosome 3, AgileGrace, whole genome shotgun sequence DNA encodes the following proteins:
- the LOC123240655 gene encoding olfactory receptor 150-like, whose amino-acid sequence MYTGNNSTVTEFVLAGLTNRPELQIPLFLLFLGIYLFTVIGNLGMVILIGLSSHLHTPMYYFLSCLSFIDLCHSTVITPKMLVNFIVEKNIISYPECMTQLYFFLIFVIADCYMLAVMAYDRYVAICRPLLYNVIMSPQICSGLVSVVYIMAFLGATTHTVCMLRVFFCKKNVINHYFCDLLPLLKLSCSSTYINEAMILFFGSLNIFAPVVTIVSSYIYIIASILRIQSTAGRSKAFSTCSSHIMAVSLFFGSTAFMYLQPSSVGSMDQGKVSSVFYTIVVPMLNPVIYSLRNKDVKVALQKILKRSKFW is encoded by the coding sequence ATGTACACAGGAAATAATTCCACAGTGACGGAATTTGTTCTTGCAGGTTTGACAAACCGACCAGAGCTCCAGATTCCCCTCTTTCTGCTCTTTCTGGGCATTTATTTGTTCACAGTCATAGGAAACTTGGGTATGGTAATATTAATTGGTCTCAGTTCTCACCTTCACACCCCCATGTACTATTTCCTTAGTTGTCTATCCTTTATTGATCTCTGTCACTCAACTGTCATCACTCCCAAAATGCTAGTAAACTTTATTGTAGAAAAAAACATTATCTCTTACCCAGAATGCATGACTCAACtctatttcttcctcatttttgtaATTGCTGACTGTTACATGCTAGCTGTGATGGCTTATGACCGTTATGTTGCTATTTGTAGGCCCCTACTCTATAATGTTATCATGTCACCACAAATATGCTCAGGGCTAGTAAGTGTGGTTTACATAATGGCATTTCTTGGTGCCACAACTCACACTGTCTGTATGCTTAGAGTGTTCTTCTGCAAGAAAAATGTCATCAATCATTATTTCTGTGATCTCCTTCCCCTTTTGAAACTCTCCTGCTCTAGCACTTACATCAATGAAGCAATGATTCTATTCTTTGGTTCATTGAACATTTTTGCCCCAGTTGTAACCATTGTTAGTTCTTACATATACATCATTGCCAGCATCCTCCGCATTCAGTCCACTGCAGGAAGGTCCAAAGCCTTCAGCACTTGCAGTTCCCATATCATGGCAGTTTCCCTCTTCTTTGGCTCTACTGCATTTATGTACCTGCAGCCCTCTTCTGTTGGCTCTATGGATCAGGGGAAAGTGTCCTCTGTGTTTTATACCATCGTGGTACCTATGCTGAACCCTGTGATCTACAGTCTGAGGAACAAGGATGTCAAAGTTGCCCTGCAGAAAATCCTAAAGAGAAGTAAATTCTGgtga